A single window of Pseudomonas lutea DNA harbors:
- a CDS encoding ATPase domain-containing protein: MNQLKRLQSGIEGLDELLMGGFVSGSSYIIQGRPGSGKTILANQIGFNHIRNGGRVLFATLLAEPHERLFQFLSTMSFFEKDRVGDQIQFVSAFDTMENDGLDEVVKLLRREIVRQKSTVMILDGLLNARSKAESAINTKRFISELQGHAAFAGCTVFFLTSSQLDDGSPEHTMVDGVLEMGEELVGNKSVRRIKLRKTRGSGAIPGAHECEITENGLVVYPRLESTITHSALRDSAELTVVPSGVDALDPLIGGGLVESSVTLLLGPSGTGKTTFGLNFLARATPEAPGLLFGFYESPQRLRAKASALGLDFEALERSGALSIMWQSVTTEVIDKLALGLLRVVKEKGIKRVFLDSLGGMARAAADQSRILDLFSALMGELRALDVTVVASWEVHGLLGGNVDAPAPDLSGIVDNLLLIRFGQSSAGLVRQLSILKIRDNPYDPALLDVLIGEQGLTVKKAAFHALDDSGNATPRWAPSS, from the coding sequence TTGAATCAGCTAAAACGCCTTCAGAGCGGTATCGAAGGGCTTGATGAGCTGCTAATGGGCGGTTTCGTTTCCGGATCTTCCTACATCATCCAGGGCCGACCCGGCTCGGGCAAAACCATCCTGGCCAATCAGATTGGTTTTAATCACATCCGCAACGGCGGTCGCGTCCTTTTCGCGACCCTGCTTGCCGAACCCCACGAACGCCTGTTTCAGTTCCTGTCGACCATGAGTTTCTTCGAGAAAGACCGGGTCGGCGATCAGATTCAGTTCGTCAGCGCGTTCGACACCATGGAAAACGACGGGCTCGACGAAGTCGTGAAATTGCTGCGCCGCGAGATCGTTCGCCAGAAGTCCACGGTGATGATTCTGGACGGGCTGCTAAACGCTCGCTCCAAAGCCGAGTCCGCCATCAATACCAAACGCTTCATCTCCGAGCTGCAGGGCCACGCGGCGTTTGCCGGCTGCACGGTGTTTTTCCTGACCAGCTCCCAGCTCGACGACGGCAGCCCTGAGCACACCATGGTCGACGGCGTGCTGGAGATGGGCGAGGAGCTGGTCGGCAACAAATCCGTGCGCCGTATCAAGCTGCGCAAGACCCGAGGCAGCGGCGCCATTCCCGGCGCCCATGAGTGCGAAATCACCGAAAACGGGCTGGTCGTTTATCCCCGTCTGGAAAGCACCATTACCCACTCCGCCTTGCGCGACAGTGCTGAGTTGACCGTTGTGCCCAGCGGCGTCGACGCGCTGGACCCGCTGATTGGCGGCGGGCTCGTGGAGTCGTCGGTGACCCTGTTGCTCGGCCCGTCCGGGACCGGCAAGACCACGTTTGGCCTGAATTTCCTCGCGCGCGCGACGCCTGAGGCGCCGGGTCTGCTGTTCGGCTTCTACGAATCGCCGCAGCGCCTGCGCGCAAAGGCCTCAGCGCTTGGGCTGGATTTTGAAGCCCTGGAGCGCTCCGGTGCCTTGAGCATCATGTGGCAGTCGGTGACCACCGAGGTGATCGACAAGTTGGCCCTTGGCCTGTTGCGGGTGGTCAAAGAGAAAGGCATCAAACGCGTTTTCCTCGACAGCCTTGGCGGCATGGCCCGCGCGGCGGCCGATCAGTCACGCATTCTTGACCTGTTCAGCGCCCTGATGGGCGAGCTCCGGGCCCTTGACGTCACGGTGGTGGCCAGCTGGGAAGTCCACGGCCTGCTGGGCGGGAACGTCGATGCACCGGCGCCGGACCTGTCGGGGATTGTCGATAACTTGCTGCTGATCCGCTTTGGCCAGTCCTCGGCGGGGCTGGTTCGCCAGCTGTCGATCCTCAAAATTCGTGATAACCCCTACGACCCGGCCCTGTTGGACGTCTTGATTGGCGAACAGGGTCTGACTGTGAAAAAGGCTGCATTCCATGCCCTCGACGATTCAGGCAATGCCACGCCGCGGTGGGCGCCATCGAGCTGA
- a CDS encoding sensor histidine kinase — MDIKHSLKQRIVIVFALMSTLVAGVFAIGIIATVHLVEKRLTTMSLGGNLHRLLALDSVDDWRHRPDKDELFYADEGVGDLAMSDDLKGLRPGFQEFSRGKKAYYAMVSVVNGRHYVLLRDQRKFEKRERILFGVVLIGFVLSVLLAVLLGRLLASRVITPVSRLAGQVRHRDQLLEMAPVLASDYASDEVGALARSFDETLGRLRAALSREKLFTSDVSHELRTPLMVLATSCELLMEYPALDDRSRAQVKRISNATAGMNQLVETFLLLARTEGRNTPQGQRSSMVLIADELADIWRPSIEAKGLTFVYQRHQGDGEAYNAPLLRSVMGNLLRNAWHYTDQGFIQLTLRTDGFSVEDSGIGIPLEKQQAMFEPFVRGDEQRGEGLGLGLSLVQRICANQRWTVSLTTRADGGCCFTVLLNPDSPAG, encoded by the coding sequence ATGGACATCAAACACAGCCTCAAACAACGGATCGTCATCGTCTTCGCGTTGATGAGCACACTGGTCGCCGGGGTGTTCGCCATCGGCATCATCGCGACGGTACACCTGGTCGAAAAACGTCTGACCACCATGAGCCTCGGCGGCAACCTCCATCGTTTGCTGGCCCTGGACAGCGTCGACGACTGGCGTCACCGACCCGATAAAGACGAGTTGTTCTACGCCGACGAGGGTGTCGGCGACCTGGCCATGAGCGATGACCTCAAAGGCCTGCGCCCGGGCTTTCAGGAGTTTTCACGTGGCAAGAAAGCCTATTACGCCATGGTCTCTGTGGTGAACGGTCGCCATTACGTGCTGTTGCGTGATCAACGCAAGTTTGAAAAGCGCGAGCGCATACTCTTCGGCGTCGTGTTGATCGGCTTTGTGCTCAGCGTGCTGCTCGCAGTGTTGCTCGGGCGGTTGCTGGCGTCGCGGGTGATCACGCCCGTGTCACGCCTGGCGGGTCAGGTGCGTCATCGCGACCAGTTGCTGGAGATGGCGCCGGTGCTTGCCAGCGACTACGCCAGCGACGAGGTCGGCGCACTGGCGCGTTCCTTCGACGAAACCCTGGGCCGGCTGCGCGCCGCACTGAGCCGCGAAAAGCTATTCACCAGCGACGTCAGTCACGAGCTGCGTACGCCGCTGATGGTGTTGGCCACATCGTGCGAGTTGCTGATGGAATATCCGGCGCTGGATGACCGGTCCCGCGCGCAGGTCAAGCGCATCAGCAATGCCACGGCGGGCATGAATCAGTTAGTCGAGACTTTCCTGCTGCTGGCCCGTACCGAGGGCAGAAACACCCCGCAGGGGCAGCGTTCGTCTATGGTCCTGATTGCCGATGAGCTCGCCGACATCTGGCGCCCGTCCATCGAAGCCAAGGGCCTGACGTTCGTTTATCAGCGTCACCAGGGCGACGGCGAAGCGTACAACGCACCGTTGTTGCGCTCGGTCATGGGCAATCTGTTGCGCAACGCCTGGCATTACACGGATCAGGGCTTCATTCAGCTGACCCTGCGTACCGACGGCTTCAGTGTCGAGGACAGCGGCATCGGCATTCCGCTGGAAAAACAACAAGCCATGTTCGAGCCCTTCGTGCGCGGCGATGAACAGCGCGGCGAGGGATTGGGTCTCGGGCTGTCGCTGGTGCAGAGGATCTGCGCCAACCAGCGCTGGACAGTGAGCCTGACCACCCGTGCGGACGGCGGATGCTGTTTCACCGTGCTGTTGAATCCTGACTCGCCTGCCGGCTAA
- the ehuD gene encoding ectoine/hydroxyectoine ABC transporter permease subunit EhuD, whose protein sequence is MNFDYAFAWSIVPDLLQGLLVTLQVVTLGFLLAVLLGLLLAIAQRSKHPLVQRLTAGYLSFFRHTPLMVQLYVLFFALPLAGLTLPAISTGVIGLGLYYAAYIAEAFRGAIEGVPSGQWEAARALDFDNATTWRRIVLPQALKPMLPVLGNYLIGMFKETPLLAVITIPELFQAAKQIAGMTYRYNEPYTVMALMFLAISVPTSLLFKYFERRSHV, encoded by the coding sequence GTGAATTTCGACTACGCCTTCGCCTGGTCCATCGTTCCGGATCTGCTCCAGGGTCTGCTGGTGACGCTGCAAGTGGTGACCCTCGGTTTCCTGCTGGCGGTGCTGCTGGGGCTGTTGCTGGCCATTGCCCAGCGCTCGAAGCATCCGCTGGTGCAGCGACTGACGGCTGGGTACCTGAGCTTCTTCCGGCATACACCGCTGATGGTTCAGCTGTACGTGCTGTTCTTCGCATTGCCCCTGGCCGGGCTGACGCTGCCGGCGATTTCCACCGGGGTGATCGGCCTGGGGTTGTATTACGCCGCATACATCGCCGAAGCGTTTCGCGGCGCCATTGAAGGAGTTCCGTCCGGTCAATGGGAAGCCGCGCGGGCGCTGGATTTCGACAACGCCACGACATGGCGGCGAATCGTGCTGCCCCAGGCACTGAAACCGATGTTGCCGGTGCTCGGTAATTACCTGATCGGGATGTTCAAGGAGACCCCATTGCTGGCGGTGATCACCATCCCGGAGCTGTTTCAGGCGGCGAAACAGATCGCCGGCATGACTTACCGCTATAACGAGCCCTACACGGTGATGGCGCTGATGTTTCTGGCGATCAGCGTGCCCACTTCCCTTCTGTTCAAGTACTTCGAGAGGCGCAGCCATGTCTGA
- the ehuB gene encoding ectoine/hydroxyectoine ABC transporter substrate-binding protein EhuB: MKALKPLSLSAALGSALLLNAVFSFSAVAGLLEKGRTQGLTAGIANEQPYAYIGTDGKTVGANVEILRAILEPLGISKVELPITEFGSLVPGLAAGRFDLIGAGLFINPARCKVIGYSNPVTRSGGAFLVKAGNPLKLHSLKDVAASGKARLATQPGSNQVQEAKDSGISAGNVVLFDKDTEALAALQADRVDVVYFPDAEIIGLLKKAEGTPVERALPFEQIPDADGKPSWNYHAYGLPKNDPAFAQAFNEQLAKLRASGELLRILQKYGYTENELPPADVTAEQRCNR, encoded by the coding sequence ATGAAAGCCCTGAAACCGCTGTCGTTGTCTGCTGCACTGGGCTCGGCCTTGTTGCTGAATGCCGTGTTTTCGTTCTCCGCCGTCGCCGGCCTCCTGGAAAAAGGTCGCACTCAGGGCCTGACCGCAGGCATTGCCAACGAACAACCGTATGCCTACATCGGCACCGACGGGAAAACCGTCGGCGCCAACGTTGAAATTCTCCGTGCCATCCTCGAACCCCTGGGCATCAGCAAGGTAGAACTGCCGATCACCGAGTTCGGTTCGCTGGTGCCCGGGCTTGCTGCCGGGCGGTTTGATCTGATCGGTGCCGGGCTGTTTATCAACCCGGCGCGCTGCAAGGTCATCGGCTATTCCAACCCGGTCACCCGTTCAGGCGGCGCATTTCTGGTCAAGGCCGGCAACCCTCTGAAGCTGCACAGCCTCAAGGATGTCGCGGCCAGCGGCAAGGCACGACTGGCAACCCAGCCGGGCAGCAATCAGGTGCAGGAAGCCAAGGACAGCGGCATCAGTGCCGGCAACGTCGTGCTCTTCGACAAGGACACCGAAGCACTGGCTGCGCTGCAGGCCGATCGTGTCGATGTGGTGTATTTCCCGGACGCGGAGATCATCGGCCTGCTCAAAAAAGCCGAGGGCACGCCGGTTGAACGTGCGCTGCCTTTCGAGCAGATCCCTGACGCCGACGGCAAGCCCAGCTGGAATTACCACGCTTACGGCTTGCCGAAAAATGACCCGGCCTTCGCCCAGGCCTTCAACGAGCAACTGGCCAAGCTGCGCGCGTCCGGTGAGCTGCTCAGGATTTTGCAGAAGTACGGCTACACCGAAAACGAACTGCCACCCGCAGACGTCACCGCCGAGCAGCGCTGCAACCGCTGA
- a CDS encoding ATP-binding protein has protein sequence MTLNDTQTMDALLDTCANEPIRIPGAIQPHGALLTLLESDWTVQQVSANAREMLGVSHEVQPGDGLARWLGDAQADSLVEALRHADLESIDPLPMQFGGQAFDGLLHRHDGLLFLELEPVPPQSAVHGLGSRLTRTLRRLQAAKSLDELYAISVTEIRELTGYDRVMIYRFEEEGHGQVIAESAAPEMDAYKGLFFPATDIPQQARELYRLNWLRIIPDAAYVPSPLLPALRPDTGEPLDMGHAVLRSVSPIHCQYMLNMGVRSSMSISLLKDDRLWGLISCGNREPLQVSHTLRSACQTIGQVLSLQISLLEDQHIQRQRLAKHHMLDRLSRAMSEAPEDVYNGLLENASALLTLVDAGGVAVIVDSQVHLIGQCPTADQVMALQEWLLTRPQPVFESSSLGAVFPAAQAYPHVASGLLAFSLPKPVVNGVLWFRAEVKDSVHWSGNPEKSKRVVNDRLQPRESFAAWKQQVNGTARAWNAGEVYAASDLRRSALEADLSRQVLREQDAVRARDELVAVVSHDLRSPLTVIVMQCGMMQRVIAADASPASKRLNSAIDTLQRASGRMTRLLEDLLDTSKIEAGRYSIDVQPLDVSQFFEDTWSLLSPLAQNKYIELTFTTEPELKMFADPERMFQVLSNLVGNAIKFTPKAGTVSVNARADGDTVVVTVVDSGNGIAPDQLPHIFERYWRIREGNPSGTGLGLYISRGIVKAHGGDLSAASKPGVGSEFRFTVPRAQ, from the coding sequence ATGACGCTTAACGACACGCAGACCATGGATGCGCTGCTGGACACTTGCGCCAACGAGCCCATCCGTATCCCGGGTGCGATACAGCCCCACGGCGCACTGTTGACGCTGCTGGAAAGCGACTGGACCGTGCAGCAGGTGAGCGCCAATGCGCGCGAGATGCTGGGCGTTAGCCATGAAGTCCAGCCCGGCGATGGGCTGGCGCGCTGGCTGGGTGACGCCCAGGCAGACAGTCTGGTTGAAGCGCTGCGCCACGCCGACCTGGAGAGCATCGACCCTTTGCCGATGCAGTTCGGCGGGCAGGCTTTCGACGGCCTGTTGCATCGCCACGACGGCCTGTTGTTTCTGGAGCTGGAACCGGTGCCGCCCCAGTCGGCCGTGCATGGACTGGGCTCCAGGCTGACGCGCACTCTGCGCCGCCTGCAAGCGGCCAAGTCGCTGGATGAGCTGTACGCCATCAGCGTCACTGAAATCCGCGAGTTGACCGGCTACGATCGCGTGATGATCTACCGCTTCGAGGAGGAGGGCCACGGCCAAGTCATTGCCGAGTCCGCCGCGCCGGAAATGGACGCTTACAAGGGCCTGTTTTTCCCCGCCACCGACATACCCCAGCAGGCCCGCGAGCTGTACCGTCTGAACTGGCTGCGCATTATTCCCGATGCCGCCTATGTGCCGTCGCCGCTGCTGCCGGCACTGCGCCCGGACACCGGTGAGCCGCTGGACATGGGCCATGCCGTGTTGCGCAGCGTGTCGCCGATTCACTGCCAGTACATGCTCAACATGGGCGTGCGCTCCTCGATGAGTATTTCGCTGCTCAAGGACGACCGCTTGTGGGGCCTGATCAGCTGCGGCAACCGCGAGCCGCTGCAGGTATCGCATACCCTGCGCTCGGCCTGCCAGACCATCGGCCAGGTGCTGTCGCTGCAGATCAGCCTGCTTGAAGACCAGCACATTCAGCGCCAGCGACTGGCCAAGCACCACATGCTCGACCGACTGTCGCGGGCGATGAGCGAGGCGCCTGAGGACGTTTACAACGGCTTGCTGGAAAACGCCTCGGCCTTGCTGACACTGGTCGATGCCGGCGGCGTGGCAGTAATCGTCGACAGCCAAGTGCACCTGATAGGCCAATGCCCGACAGCCGATCAAGTGATGGCGTTGCAGGAATGGCTGCTGACCCGGCCGCAGCCGGTTTTCGAATCCAGCAGCCTGGGTGCAGTCTTCCCGGCGGCGCAGGCTTACCCGCACGTGGCAAGCGGCTTATTGGCGTTCAGTCTGCCCAAACCGGTGGTTAACGGGGTGCTGTGGTTCAGGGCCGAGGTCAAAGACAGCGTTCACTGGAGCGGCAACCCGGAAAAGTCCAAACGGGTCGTCAACGATCGGCTTCAGCCGCGCGAGTCCTTCGCCGCCTGGAAACAGCAAGTCAATGGCACCGCGCGGGCCTGGAATGCCGGGGAGGTGTACGCGGCGTCCGATCTGCGTCGCTCGGCGCTGGAGGCCGATTTGTCGCGCCAGGTGCTGCGTGAGCAGGACGCGGTGCGCGCACGCGACGAGCTGGTAGCCGTGGTGTCCCACGACCTGCGCAGCCCGCTGACGGTTATCGTCATGCAGTGCGGCATGATGCAGCGTGTGATCGCAGCCGATGCCAGTCCGGCTTCCAAGCGCCTGAATTCGGCCATCGATACGCTGCAACGGGCCTCCGGGCGCATGACGCGGCTGTTGGAGGACCTGCTCGACACCTCGAAGATCGAGGCCGGTCGCTACTCCATTGATGTTCAGCCGCTGGACGTCAGTCAGTTTTTTGAAGACACCTGGTCACTGCTCTCGCCACTGGCGCAGAACAAGTACATCGAACTGACGTTCACCACGGAGCCGGAGCTGAAGATGTTCGCCGATCCCGAGCGCATGTTTCAGGTGCTGTCCAACCTGGTCGGCAACGCGATCAAATTCACCCCCAAGGCCGGCACTGTCAGCGTCAATGCCAGGGCCGATGGCGACACCGTCGTGGTCACGGTCGTGGACTCCGGCAACGGGATCGCGCCCGATCAGTTACCCCACATATTTGAACGCTACTGGCGCATACGCGAGGGCAACCCGAGCGGTACGGGGTTGGGACTCTATATCTCGCGTGGCATCGTCAAGGCCCATGGTGGTGACTTGAGCGCGGCCAGTAAACCCGGCGTGGGCAGCGAGTTCCGCTTCACGGTGCCGCGCGCTCAATAA
- a CDS encoding response regulator codes for MTTILIVDDEYLIADILSFALEDEGYLTVTAGSGQRALGILERERPQLIITDYMMPGMNGIELAEAVRQSPTLGQIPIMLMSGAQSHLGVARPDLFNKVFDKPFEINAIVDAVRVLLGAG; via the coding sequence ATGACCACCATTCTGATTGTCGATGATGAGTACCTCATCGCCGACATACTGAGCTTCGCCCTTGAGGATGAAGGCTATCTGACGGTCACCGCTGGCAGTGGACAGCGAGCGCTGGGTATTCTTGAACGCGAACGCCCGCAATTGATCATCACCGACTACATGATGCCGGGAATGAACGGCATCGAGTTGGCGGAAGCGGTACGCCAGAGCCCGACACTGGGACAAATCCCCATCATGCTGATGAGTGGTGCGCAATCCCATCTGGGCGTTGCACGGCCTGACCTGTTCAACAAAGTGTTCGACAAGCCGTTTGAGATCAACGCGATAGTAGACGCCGTACGGGTCCTGCTGGGCGCGGGTTAG
- a CDS encoding amino acid ABC transporter ATP-binding protein, producing MSDLAHGLPGASPQIILRQVVKSFGATRVIDHLDLSIPAGQKVALIGPSGSGKSTVLRLIKGLEAYQQGSIEVAGSPVPAASGGWRWPGKTKPPLVHRVGMVFQQFNLFPHLTVQQNVTEAPLQVLKLSREEALERAHQYLGLVGLSHKADAYPAQLSGGQQQRVAIARALAMRPQVMLFDEVTSALDPELVGEVLAVIRAIAHEQQMTMLLVTHEMKFAQDIADRVLFMEAGRIVADGSPNEVLIDPQNERTRRFLNLVEQR from the coding sequence ATGTCTGATCTCGCACACGGTTTGCCTGGCGCTTCGCCGCAGATCATTCTCAGGCAAGTGGTCAAAAGCTTCGGTGCGACGCGGGTTATCGATCACCTTGACCTGAGCATTCCCGCCGGCCAAAAAGTCGCGCTGATCGGCCCCAGCGGGTCGGGCAAATCCACGGTGCTGCGCCTGATCAAAGGCCTGGAGGCCTATCAACAGGGCAGCATCGAGGTGGCTGGATCACCGGTGCCGGCAGCGTCTGGCGGCTGGCGCTGGCCTGGCAAAACCAAACCACCGCTGGTGCATCGTGTCGGCATGGTCTTCCAGCAGTTCAACCTGTTTCCACACCTGACCGTGCAGCAGAACGTCACCGAGGCGCCGCTGCAGGTGCTCAAGCTGAGCCGCGAGGAAGCCCTGGAGCGCGCCCATCAGTACCTTGGTCTGGTCGGTTTGAGCCACAAGGCCGACGCCTATCCTGCGCAACTGTCCGGCGGCCAGCAGCAACGCGTGGCGATTGCCCGCGCCCTGGCCATGCGCCCGCAAGTGATGCTGTTCGATGAGGTGACGTCGGCACTTGATCCGGAACTGGTGGGCGAGGTACTGGCGGTGATCCGAGCCATTGCCCATGAGCAGCAGATGACCATGCTGCTGGTGACCCATGAGATGAAGTTTGCTCAGGACATTGCGGATCGGGTGCTGTTCATGGAGGCCGGCCGCATCGTCGCCGATGGCTCTCCGAACGAGGTCCTGATTGATCCCCAAAACGAACGCACGCGACGCTTTCTTAATCTTGTGGAGCAACGTTGA
- the ehuC gene encoding ectoine/hydroxyectoine ABC transporter permease subunit EhuC, translated as MLFDAATLDTARFVARQLANGALVTLEITFFAQLVVVVMSFVIALMRLSPWRAVRWIATVYVEILRGISALVLLFYLFFILPLFGITLAPMVTGILGLGLTFSAYGSEIVRSALSNVALGQRDAIKALDFGRVTAFRRIILPQALPFMLPPMGNQLVELLKTTSLVSLITLSDLTFSGGQLITTLGQQTLIWSIVLVCYFLMAWPLSWLVRRYERRVTHWRRGVAL; from the coding sequence ATGCTTTTTGATGCTGCCACACTGGACACGGCGCGCTTCGTTGCCCGCCAGTTGGCAAACGGTGCGTTGGTCACCCTGGAAATCACCTTCTTCGCGCAACTGGTCGTGGTGGTGATGTCGTTCGTCATCGCCCTGATGCGCCTGTCACCCTGGCGCGCCGTGCGCTGGATTGCGACGGTGTACGTTGAAATCCTGCGCGGAATCTCCGCGCTGGTGCTGCTGTTCTATCTCTTCTTCATCCTGCCGCTGTTTGGCATCACGCTGGCGCCCATGGTCACCGGCATTCTCGGCCTGGGGTTGACCTTCTCGGCGTATGGTTCAGAGATCGTCCGCTCGGCGTTGAGCAATGTCGCTCTTGGGCAGCGGGACGCCATCAAGGCGCTGGATTTCGGCCGTGTCACCGCGTTTCGCCGGATCATCCTGCCCCAGGCGTTACCGTTCATGCTCCCGCCCATGGGCAACCAGCTGGTCGAATTGCTCAAGACCACCTCGCTGGTGTCACTCATCACCCTCAGTGACCTGACGTTTTCCGGCGGGCAGCTGATTACCACGCTGGGCCAGCAGACGCTGATCTGGAGCATCGTGCTGGTCTGTTACTTCCTCATGGCCTGGCCCCTGAGCTGGCTGGTGAGGCGCTACGAACGACGCGTCACTCACTGGCGGCGCGGGGTGGCACTGTGA
- a CDS encoding DUF3313 domain-containing protein → MNMPILWAIICCAMLGFGGCASSRVDPAQYSGFLKDYSLLKPAESATGAPVMRWIDPDVKLGKYTRVYIEPSQFFPPPQPTAVIPAQTLQAITRYFDTALRRELGKNLPLASGPGPDTLVVRPAITAVSTSTEDLKPYEVIPLALVAAAVNTATGGRDQKVEIATEAAFLDADSHKVLAQVVRKGSGTPLENDKTQLTLDSVKPVLDGWAKDLRLSYETLKAKH, encoded by the coding sequence ATGAACATGCCGATACTCTGGGCAATTATTTGTTGCGCCATGCTGGGGTTCGGCGGTTGCGCCAGTTCACGAGTCGATCCGGCTCAGTATTCAGGGTTTCTGAAAGACTACAGCCTTCTCAAACCCGCAGAGAGTGCGACCGGGGCCCCGGTCATGCGCTGGATCGACCCGGACGTGAAGCTGGGCAAATACACCCGGGTGTACATCGAGCCCAGCCAGTTCTTTCCCCCGCCACAGCCCACTGCGGTGATCCCGGCGCAAACGCTGCAGGCCATCACCCGCTATTTTGATACGGCGCTGCGCCGCGAGCTCGGCAAGAACCTGCCACTGGCCAGCGGGCCCGGGCCTGACACCCTGGTCGTGCGTCCGGCGATTACCGCTGTTTCAACCAGCACCGAAGACTTGAAACCTTATGAGGTCATCCCGCTCGCGCTGGTAGCCGCTGCCGTCAACACCGCCACCGGGGGCCGGGATCAGAAGGTGGAAATCGCCACGGAAGCAGCGTTTCTCGATGCCGACAGCCATAAGGTGCTTGCCCAGGTGGTGCGCAAAGGCAGCGGCACACCCCTGGAGAATGACAAAACCCAATTGACCCTTGATTCCGTTAAGCCGGTGCTCGACGGCTGGGCAAAGGACCTGCGTCTGAGCTACGAAACCCTGAAGGCAAAGCATTGA
- a CDS encoding MFS transporter codes for MTCPSPPPLAEAHWKRNLVVCVFGAFTTIVAMTLLLPFLPLYVEHLGVSDPAAIVQWSGVAFGATFLSAALTAPLWGRLGDRYGRKLMLIRASLGMAIAMSLIGLAENIYQLVGLRLLAGLLGGYASGATILVATQTPKARTGWALGMLSSGIMAGNLAGPLIGGLLPPLIGIRATFFLAGGVIFLTFLATLFLMKEAPRPRLHPGAAKAPAIRLWDLVADKKPMLTMLVVACLVMFSIMSIEPIITVYLTELHTENVTLMAGLVMSATALASVLSASRIGKLADRVGHWKVVIGCLSAAALLLIPQAFVSHAWQLLLLRFLMGIALGGLLPCIAAIIRHSVPDAVAGRMLGYSTSCQYIGQVLGPLTGGSLGGHFGMPVVFVVTCMLMAGCALGMLMMRPGIAASH; via the coding sequence ATGACCTGTCCAAGCCCGCCACCCCTCGCCGAGGCACACTGGAAGCGCAACCTTGTGGTCTGCGTATTCGGCGCTTTCACCACCATCGTTGCCATGACCTTGCTGCTGCCGTTCCTGCCGCTGTACGTCGAGCACCTGGGCGTCAGCGATCCGGCTGCCATTGTGCAGTGGTCAGGGGTTGCGTTCGGTGCGACCTTTTTGTCTGCCGCACTCACGGCGCCGTTGTGGGGCCGTCTGGGCGACCGTTATGGGCGCAAGCTGATGCTGATTCGCGCCAGTCTGGGCATGGCCATCGCCATGTCCCTGATCGGCCTGGCGGAAAACATTTACCAGTTGGTGGGGCTGCGACTGTTGGCGGGGCTGCTCGGCGGCTACGCCTCCGGCGCGACCATTCTGGTGGCGACCCAGACCCCGAAGGCGCGAACGGGCTGGGCGCTGGGGATGCTGTCGTCGGGGATCATGGCGGGCAACCTCGCCGGGCCGCTGATCGGAGGTCTGCTGCCGCCGCTGATTGGCATCCGCGCTACGTTTTTTCTGGCCGGGGGGGTGATTTTCCTGACCTTCCTCGCTACGTTGTTTTTGATGAAAGAGGCGCCGCGGCCCAGGCTTCACCCGGGGGCAGCGAAGGCGCCTGCGATCAGACTGTGGGACCTCGTCGCTGACAAAAAGCCGATGCTGACCATGCTGGTGGTGGCCTGTCTGGTGATGTTTTCGATCATGTCCATCGAGCCGATCATCACGGTGTACCTCACTGAACTGCACACCGAAAACGTCACCTTGATGGCGGGTCTGGTTATGTCGGCGACGGCACTGGCCAGCGTGTTGTCGGCGTCGCGCATCGGCAAGCTGGCAGACCGCGTCGGCCATTGGAAGGTGGTCATCGGTTGCCTGAGCGCGGCGGCCCTGCTGCTGATTCCCCAGGCATTCGTCAGCCACGCATGGCAACTGCTGCTGTTGCGGTTTCTCATGGGGATTGCACTCGGCGGCCTGCTGCCGTGCATCGCCGCAATCATTCGGCATTCGGTGCCCGACGCCGTGGCAGGGCGCATGCTTGGTTACTCGACGTCCTGCCAATACATCGGCCAGGTTCTGGGGCCGTTGACCGGTGGCTCTCTGGGCGGGCATTTCGGCATGCCGGTGGTGTTTGTCGTCACCTGCATGCTGATGGCGGGGTGCGCGCTGGGCATGCTGATGATGCGCCCCGGTATTGCGGCGAGCCATTAG